The genomic segment CGACCCGCCGCGACAGCATCCATAGCCACGGCTGCACCGTCGCGCTGTAGGTGGCGAGCCCGCCGTCGTTGCCCGTATGCGAGAACTGCGTGACGTAACCGTGAAAATGCCGCGCCGAACCGCCGACGATTCCGCTGGAGGGCTGAAGGGACACCGTGACGGCCTGCCCGATCATCTGCTTCAGCTCGATCATCGGATCGCGCGACGCGAGACCGAGTCTCATGTCGAACAGCACCGACAATCCCTCGCTGCACTGGAAATCGCTGAGGACCAGTTCGGATCGTCCGGAAAGCGGTGTTTTGATCGTCAGCAGGCGGCTGTTCTGCAGATTCATAAAACCTGCGATGTCGGACATTTTCATTATTTGCCCCCGGAATAGCCGATTAACGATCGGCGTATTTAAAGACGGCAAAATCATAGCGCACGACAACGCTGCCGAACCAGCATTTAAATAGCGCCGTTTCACACGGCCGCCACGATCGATCAGGCCGGTAAGTTTGACGGAACCCAGCCTCCCGAAAATCGCCGAGCCAGTAAATAGTTCATATCCCGGCATTTCAAAAAACCCCGGTTCGGCGTGCGCGACGCCCCTACTGGCTTTGTCATGCGCGGCGGATTATATTGACGCCGCGCGATGTCCGTAATCGCCGGGATGTGCGACAACGCGGAACGACTCCTCCACTCGAATACGCGAAGACCATGTCGAAGTCACCCGCTTTTTGGGAGCCGTATTGCCATCGCCCGGAGGCGGAATTCCATTTGTCGAATTTCGCCGCGAAAGTCCTGGGGCGCAATGCAGGCGTTGTGTTCTTCGACGGCATGAATGCGGCCCGCCTCAAGCAGGCGGTTCCCGATGCGCGTGGCGACACGCTGGATCTCGTCGTGGCCGTCGTCAGGTCCGCGGTCCTGCCGCCGGCCCCGTCCGAAACGGCCGACGCCCTGACGCTCGATCAACTCTCGCGTGAATGGAAGCAACGCATCGCCGCAAGCGCGCCGTCGGCCGAACCGTCTTTGCTGGGGCAAAGCGTGGCGCGGGCGCAAGGCTTCGCCGAGGGACACAAGACCGCATTCGACGCCGCCGCCGGCGGCGACACGTTCGGCCTGCTTGCGGGCGCCGTGTCGATTGCAGCGTTCATCGGCGGCGGCATCGCGCTTGCCCCGGTGCTCGGCGCGGCGGCGGGCGCGGCATCCCTGCTCCTGCTCGCCGACGACGGCTCGATGCTGCGCTACGAACTCAAGGGCGACGAAGTACGCCCAAAAAGGCTCGAAACATCTTGGCATGACAGAATGATCGAAACAGTCGGCCCGCTACTCGTGCTGCCCGATCTGGCGGTGAGCGGCACGCGAACGCTTGCGTCATTGCCGAAGGCCGCGCGGGAAGCCGGCGAAACTGCCGAAGGGGCAGCTCAAGGGGCGGCTCAAGCGACGAAGCGGCTCGCGACGCAACGCAATGCGCTCGACGCATTCAAACGCGCCTCTCTCGATCATCCGGACCGCGCAGCGCCGCAAGCGAGGATTCACCAGTTGCGGACCGACGCAAGCAGCCTCGCGACCCGCGTGCGCCACGCGCATCAAAAGGTGATGGCCGCCCGTCGAGCGCTGTTGCTGCTGCGCACCATCGAAGCGCCCGCATCCCTCGCATCGCTCTACGGTGCCAGCCCCCACGGAATAGAGCCGCCGGCGCCCGTTTCTCGAGGCGTGGGTTGGCTGCGGCATCAGATGGGCGAGCAGTCGCCCGGGCATCCCGATCACCCAGCGTATCTGCTGATTCCCGAGCGCCCGGTCGTCGAGGGTTCGAGCGGCGCGCCCGCGCCGGCCATGCAGTTTCACGTTGCTGTGGGCCATCATCCGGAAGGCGCGATGCGTGACGCATGACGACCTCGCGCCCGCGTCGTTCCTGAGCATGCCCGCCTGAACAGTCCCCGGCGCGCCAGCAGCTCAATCCACTATCAACAATCTGTATCGATAGATTTTTTGATGTGGCGCACATTATTTTGTCTTTGTTAGATGGATGTCACTTTCATCGATATCGACAGCCAGCTAACACACGCGCCCATGCCGCCCGCCTTCGTCCAGACCGTCGAAACCCGCTTTGCCGAGCTGACGCCCACGGCGAAGCGCATCGCGAGCTACATGCTCGCGAACCTCGAGCGGCTCGGCCTCGAAACCGCGGATCAGATCGCGCGTCAGACCGGCACGAGCGGCATTTCGGTCGGGCGCTTCCTGCGCAGCGTCGGCTATCGCAATCTCGACGACCTGAAGCGCGAGCTGCGCGGCGCAACCGAGCGCTCGTGGATGATCACCGACCGCCTCGACGAATACCGCCGCGTGACGGGCGCGGGCGCGGGTGCGCTGGCGCGCGTCGAAGCCGCGCCAAGCGGCACACCCGGCACGCCCAGCCCGCTCGACGACGCGCTCGCGCGCGAGCTCGATGCGATCCGCCATGTGTATCAGCTCGCGCGCACGCCGGCGTTCGCGCAAATCGCGGATCGCGTCGCGCAAGCCGACGCAGTGTTCATCCTCGGCATCCAGTCGACGCGCGGAATCAGCAACGCGTTCCACAGCTATCTCGAATACCTGCGTCCGCGCGTGTTCTACTCCGATGGCATGTCCGGCTCGTACGTCGATTCGTTGAATGCCGAATCCGCCGACCCGTATTGCATCGTCACCGATACGCGCGCGTACTCGCGGATCGCGCGGCGCTACTGCGAGGCGGCCGTCGCGCGCGGCGTGCGTTTCGCGCTCGTCACCGACGTCTACTGCCCGTGGGCGCGCGAGCTGCCGTGCGACCTGCTGCAAGTGAAGACCGACGTCGGCCAGTTCTGGGATTCGCTCGCGCCGCTCACGTGCCTGTTCAACCTGTTGATCAGCGCGGTCGTCGACCGGCTCGGCGATGCGATCGACGCCCGCGTCGCGCGCAACCGCGAGCTGCAGCGCGAGCTCGATCAATTCGAATCCTGAAGCCGCCGGAGACGCCGCCCTTGAAGACTTCCGCCCATCGCCTCGTCGAGATCACGCCGCACACGCATGGCGTCGACGTCGATCTCGTCTACGCGACCGATCGCAATCTGACCGGCAAGCCGATCTACCGGCGCGCGCATTGCCTGCTCATCGAGCCGGCCGAAGCCGCGCTGCGCCGCGCGGTTGCGGTCGCCGCGCAGATCGGCCTGCGGCTGCGGATCTACGATGCGTACCGGCCGCCGCGGGCGCAGCAAGTGCTGTGGGACTTCCTGCCCGATCCGGACTTCGTCGCCGATCTCGGCCGCGGCTCGAACCACAGCCGCGGCGCCGCGCTCGACCTGACGCTCGTCGACACGAACGGCGACGCGCTCGACATGGGCACGGACTTCGACGAGATGGTGGCCGCGTCGAATCATTGCCACGACGGCCTGCCCGAGCCCGTGCAGCGCAACCGGCTGCTGCTGCTCGGCGTGATGCACGCGGCCGGCTTCACGCACATCGCGAGCGAGTGGTGGCATTACGAGTTGCCCGGCTCGCGCGCGCTGCCGCTGATCGACGACGAAGCGAGCGGACCGTGGCGGCTGATGTGATCCCCGCCCGCAACGCTCGCACTACCCGCGACACGCCCGTCGCGAGCCCAACCGATTGCCCCACTCCGAACCCCTGCCTCATGGAGCGCATATGAAACTCTCGATGCCCAAGCTCGCCGCGGCGCTCGCCGCGCTTTGCACGTTCGCGGCCGTCCCGGCCCTCGATGCGCGCGCGGCGCCGCCGAAAGACATGTTCGTGATGGCCACGCTGCTCGACGAGTTCATCTCGCTCGATCCCGGCGAAATCTACGAGCTGGTGCCCGAGGAATACGTCGCGAACACCTACGACCGGCTCGTGCGAGTCGATCTCGCCGATCCGTCGAAGTTCAACGGCGACGTGGCGCAATCGTGGACGGTGAGCCCCGACGGCCTCACGTTCACGTTCAGGCTGCGCGCGGGCCTCACGTTCCATTCGGGCAACCCGCTCACGGCCGACGACGTCGCGTGGTCGATCCAGCGCGCGGCGCTGCTCGACAAGGGGCCGGCCGCGGTGCTCGCGGGCATCGGCCTCACGAAGGCGAACGCGCTCGCGAACGTGAAGAAGATCGACGACCTGACCGTCTCGGTCACGACCGACCGCAAGTACGCACCGACCTTCGTGCTGAACGTGCTCGGCTCATGGCCCGCGTCGATCGTCGACAGGAAGCTGCTGCTGTCGCACCAGCAGGGCAACGATTTCGGCAACGGCTGGCTGAAGACGCACGAGGCGGGCTCGGGCGCGTACCAGCTCGTCAAGTGGACGGCGGGCGACAGCATCGTGCTGCAGCGCTACGACCGCTACCGGCTGCCGCTCGCGATGAAGCGGATCGTGCTGCGGCACGTGCCGGAGGCGGCGAGCCAGCGGCTGCTGCTCGAAAGCGGCGACGTCGACGCGGCGCGCGACCTGAGCCCCGACGATCTCGCGGCCGTCGCGAAGAGCGGCAAGGCGAAGGTGACGCCGTCGCCGCAGGCGACGCTGCTGTACCTCGGCCTGAACACGAAGAACCCGACGCTCGCGAAGCCGGACGTGCAGGAAGCGCTGAAATGGCTCGTCGACTACAGCGGCATCCAGAGCCACGTCGTGAAGACCACGTACAAAGTCCATCAGACGTTCATGCCGGAAGGCTTCCTCGGCACGCTGAACGCGAATCCGTACAGGCTCGACGTCGCGAAGGCGAAGGCGCTGCTCGCGAAGGCCGGCGTGCCGAACGGCTTCACGGTGACGATGGACGTGCGCAACGACTAT from the Burkholderia humptydooensis genome contains:
- the sapR gene encoding sap1 transcriptional regulator SapR — protein: MPPAFVQTVETRFAELTPTAKRIASYMLANLERLGLETADQIARQTGTSGISVGRFLRSVGYRNLDDLKRELRGATERSWMITDRLDEYRRVTGAGAGALARVEAAPSGTPGTPSPLDDALARELDAIRHVYQLARTPAFAQIADRVAQADAVFILGIQSTRGISNAFHSYLEYLRPRVFYSDGMSGSYVDSLNAESADPYCIVTDTRAYSRIARRYCEAAVARGVRFALVTDVYCPWARELPCDLLQVKTDVGQFWDSLAPLTCLFNLLISAVVDRLGDAIDARVARNRELQRELDQFES
- the ddpX gene encoding D-alanyl-D-alanine dipeptidase, with translation MKTSAHRLVEITPHTHGVDVDLVYATDRNLTGKPIYRRAHCLLIEPAEAALRRAVAVAAQIGLRLRIYDAYRPPRAQQVLWDFLPDPDFVADLGRGSNHSRGAALDLTLVDTNGDALDMGTDFDEMVAASNHCHDGLPEPVQRNRLLLLGVMHAAGFTHIASEWWHYELPGSRALPLIDDEASGPWRLM
- a CDS encoding ABC transporter substrate-binding protein; this translates as MKLSMPKLAAALAALCTFAAVPALDARAAPPKDMFVMATLLDEFISLDPGEIYELVPEEYVANTYDRLVRVDLADPSKFNGDVAQSWTVSPDGLTFTFRLRAGLTFHSGNPLTADDVAWSIQRAALLDKGPAAVLAGIGLTKANALANVKKIDDLTVSVTTDRKYAPTFVLNVLGSWPASIVDRKLLLSHQQGNDFGNGWLKTHEAGSGAYQLVKWTAGDSIVLQRYDRYRLPLAMKRIVLRHVPEAASQRLLLESGDVDAARDLSPDDLAAVAKSGKAKVTPSPQATLLYLGLNTKNPTLAKPDVQEALKWLVDYSGIQSHVVKTTYKVHQTFMPEGFLGTLNANPYRLDVAKAKALLAKAGVPNGFTVTMDVRNDYPYTEIAQAVQANFAQAGVKVQLIPGDNKQTLAKYRARQHDIYIGEWSADYIDPHSNAQGFAWNPDNSDQSSYKMLAWRNAWNIPQLTAQTDAALAEPSAAKRAQLYQAMQKDVLAKSPFAILFEKVAQVATRPGVSGLEVGPINDLVSYRSLKKQ